One segment of Planifilum fimeticola DNA contains the following:
- a CDS encoding HU family DNA-binding protein, with protein sequence MNKSELIERVAAATGKTKKEAGMVVDAVLETISEALKRGEKVSLVGFGNFEVRERSARTGRNPQTGETIQIEASRVPAFKPGKQLKEAVN encoded by the coding sequence ATGAACAAGTCCGAGCTGATCGAACGGGTGGCCGCCGCCACCGGAAAGACCAAGAAGGAAGCCGGTATGGTGGTGGACGCCGTGCTGGAAACCATCTCTGAAGCCCTCAAGCGGGGAGAGAAGGTTTCGCTGGTCGGTTTCGGCAACTTTGAAGTGCGGGAGCGTTCGGCCCGTACCGGTCGGAATCCTCAGACCGGGGAAACGATTCAGATCGAAGCCAGCCGGGTTCCTGCCTTCAAGCCCGGCAAGCAGTTGAAGGAAGCGGTGAACTGA
- a CDS encoding basic amino acid ABC transporter substrate-binding protein gives MKKGRWVIASVFLAAVLVLTACGGGQKSGSESDGNVLRVGTDAAYPPFEKQEGSGEITGFDIEVIQAIAEAEGLEVRVQHTGWDGLFEAVDSGKVDAGISAITITVERKKKYDFSEPYFEAKQLILVPKDSDVSTLEDLKGKKIGVQSGTTGEIVVQKAFGKTYEGIRGYDDTPGAIDDLVIGRVDAVVADNGVVLDYMKKLPEGKFKTIEDNSFEPESYGIMVKKGNKEVLDKINSGLKKIQEDGTFDKIYEKYFGQES, from the coding sequence TTGAAAAAAGGGAGATGGGTCATCGCATCGGTCTTTTTGGCGGCGGTGCTGGTGCTTACCGCCTGCGGCGGCGGTCAAAAGTCCGGCAGCGAATCGGATGGAAACGTGCTCCGGGTGGGGACCGATGCCGCTTATCCCCCCTTCGAAAAGCAGGAGGGGAGCGGGGAGATCACCGGTTTTGACATCGAAGTGATTCAGGCGATCGCCGAAGCGGAAGGCCTGGAGGTCCGGGTTCAGCACACCGGTTGGGATGGACTGTTTGAGGCGGTCGACAGCGGCAAAGTGGACGCGGGAATTTCCGCCATCACCATCACGGTGGAGCGGAAGAAAAAGTACGACTTCTCCGAACCCTACTTTGAGGCGAAGCAGCTCATCCTGGTGCCCAAGGATTCCGACGTGTCCACGCTGGAGGATCTGAAGGGGAAAAAGATCGGCGTTCAGTCCGGGACCACGGGGGAAATCGTGGTGCAGAAGGCCTTCGGCAAAACCTATGAAGGGATTCGGGGTTACGACGACACTCCCGGGGCCATCGATGATCTGGTGATCGGACGGGTCGATGCGGTGGTGGCCGATAACGGCGTGGTCCTCGACTACATGAAAAAACTTCCGGAAGGGAAGTTCAAGACGATCGAAGACAACTCCTTCGAGCCCGAATCCTACGGAATCATGGTGAAGAAGGGCAACAAGGAAGTACTGGACAAGATCAACTCCGGCCTGAAAAAGATCCAGGAAGACGGAACCTTCGACAAGATCTACGAAAAGTACTTCGGCCAAGAGTCATAA
- a CDS encoding amino acid ABC transporter permease — protein sequence MQGIDWSVVIEYKENFIRGFYTTIELTVVGILFGMLIGLILGLMNISRIKVLTIPAKAYVDLFRGTPLMLQILAIHFGIIPTVCDAMGVDTPSALISGFIALSLNAGAYISEIFRGGILSIHKGQMEAARSLGMTYWQAMRLVILPQAFKRMLPPLGNEFIALMKDSSLVMVIAVNDITYAAMTTAKSTWERLAPYATAALMYLVLTYLLSRVVFYLERRFDTGRKEG from the coding sequence ATGCAGGGTATCGATTGGTCTGTCGTCATCGAGTACAAGGAGAATTTTATCCGGGGATTTTATACGACGATCGAGCTGACGGTGGTCGGGATTCTTTTCGGAATGCTCATCGGACTGATTCTCGGGCTGATGAACATTTCCCGGATCAAGGTGCTGACGATTCCGGCAAAGGCCTATGTGGATCTTTTCCGTGGAACGCCCCTGATGCTGCAGATTCTGGCGATCCATTTCGGCATCATTCCCACCGTCTGTGATGCGATGGGCGTGGATACTCCCTCTGCATTGATTTCCGGCTTTATCGCCCTTTCCCTGAACGCCGGGGCGTATATTTCCGAAATTTTCCGCGGCGGAATCCTGTCGATTCACAAGGGGCAGATGGAGGCGGCCCGTTCCCTGGGGATGACCTACTGGCAAGCGATGCGCCTGGTGATCCTTCCCCAGGCCTTCAAACGGATGCTTCCCCCCTTGGGAAACGAGTTTATCGCCCTGATGAAGGACTCATCCCTGGTGATGGTGATCGCCGTCAACGATATTACCTACGCGGCCATGACCACGGCGAAAAGCACCTGGGAGCGGTTGGCTCCCTACGCCACCGCCGCCCTCATGTATCTGGTGCTGACCTATCTCTTGTCCCGGGTGGTCTTCTACTTGGAGCGGCGTTTTGATACCGGCCGAAAGGAGGGGTGA
- a CDS encoding amino acid ABC transporter ATP-binding protein has protein sequence MIRVEHLYKRFGDHEVLKDINVHIKEKEVVCVIGPSGSGKSTFLRCLNLLEPITSGRVVVDGHDLTDPKTDINQVRTEMGMVFQQFNLFPHKRVIENITMAPIRVRKWSKEKAEQKAMELLGKVGLQDKAQAWPEQLSGGQQQRVAIARALAMDPKVMLFDEPTSALDPEMIKEVLAVMKQLAAEGMTMVVVTHEMGFAREVSDRVLFMDQGMIIEEGTPDELFNRPKEERTRSFLSKVL, from the coding sequence TTGATCCGTGTTGAACATCTCTACAAGCGCTTTGGCGATCACGAGGTGCTGAAGGATATCAACGTGCACATCAAGGAAAAAGAAGTGGTCTGCGTCATCGGGCCGAGCGGATCCGGCAAGAGTACCTTTCTGCGCTGTTTGAACCTGCTGGAACCGATCACCTCGGGCCGGGTGGTGGTGGACGGCCACGATCTGACCGATCCCAAGACGGACATCAACCAGGTTCGGACCGAAATGGGGATGGTGTTTCAACAATTCAACCTGTTTCCCCACAAGCGGGTGATCGAAAACATCACCATGGCCCCCATTCGGGTGCGCAAATGGTCCAAGGAGAAGGCGGAGCAAAAGGCGATGGAACTGCTCGGTAAGGTGGGGCTTCAGGACAAGGCCCAGGCCTGGCCGGAACAGTTGTCCGGAGGGCAGCAGCAGCGGGTGGCGATCGCCCGCGCCTTGGCGATGGATCCCAAGGTGATGCTGTTCGACGAACCCACCTCTGCCCTCGATCCCGAAATGATCAAAGAGGTGCTCGCGGTGATGAAGCAGCTGGCCGCCGAGGGGATGACGATGGTGGTGGTCACCCATGAGATGGGGTTTGCCCGGGAAGTGAGCGACCGGGTGCTCTTTATGGATCAGGGGATGATCATCGAAGAAGGGACGCCGGATGAGCTGTTCAACCGGCCGAAGGAGGAGAGGACCCGCTCTTTCCTGAGCAAGGTGCTCTGA